The following proteins are encoded in a genomic region of Galbibacter sp. BG1:
- a CDS encoding 4Fe-4S dicluster domain-containing protein yields the protein MNTEKKWFSLNLGRKKENASTCGCGKSGGCGSHEAAPTPEKDGFDQVFDVPMSRRSAFKKLTASLMIGAGAVHSSCSVTAGDETKEKAQIDWEEQFKGNYKLMNDEEKKATVDRLVRSYELRKGDKINMSSKDAEPDVLFGYAFNISKCQGYMNCVSACVEENNQDRNSEMQYIRIHELKDGQGLKFDEADDNYYHEVPAEGHFYLGTQCFHCDNPPCIEVCPVQATWREDDGLVVVDYDWCVGCRYCMAACPYDGRRFNWSTPEVPEEEVNKNQHYLGNRLRKKGVMEKCTFCVQRSRAGKNPACVDACPTGARVFGNLLDPNSTIRWVIENKKVFRLKEDLGTEPKFWYYMD from the coding sequence ATGAACACTGAAAAAAAATGGTTTTCACTCAATTTAGGAAGGAAGAAAGAAAACGCCTCTACTTGCGGATGCGGTAAAAGTGGTGGTTGTGGGTCGCACGAAGCAGCACCGACTCCAGAAAAAGATGGTTTCGATCAGGTGTTCGATGTTCCCATGAGCAGACGTAGCGCCTTTAAAAAGCTAACCGCCAGTTTAATGATTGGTGCGGGTGCTGTGCATTCTTCCTGTAGTGTTACTGCCGGTGATGAAACTAAAGAAAAGGCACAAATAGACTGGGAAGAGCAGTTTAAGGGCAACTATAAATTGATGAACGATGAAGAAAAGAAAGCTACCGTTGATAGGTTGGTACGGTCTTATGAGTTGCGAAAGGGGGATAAAATAAATATGTCCTCAAAAGATGCCGAACCTGATGTTTTGTTTGGTTATGCTTTTAATATTTCTAAATGTCAGGGTTATATGAATTGCGTAAGTGCCTGTGTGGAGGAAAACAATCAAGATAGAAATTCTGAAATGCAGTACATACGGATTCATGAGTTAAAAGACGGACAAGGATTGAAGTTTGATGAAGCAGATGATAATTACTACCACGAAGTTCCTGCGGAAGGGCATTTTTATTTGGGGACGCAGTGTTTTCATTGCGACAATCCGCCGTGTATAGAAGTTTGCCCCGTTCAGGCGACGTGGCGCGAGGACGATGGACTCGTAGTTGTGGATTACGACTGGTGCGTTGGGTGTAGATATTGCATGGCGGCCTGCCCATACGATGGAAGAAGGTTTAATTGGAGTACCCCCGAAGTTCCAGAAGAGGAAGTGAATAAAAACCAACATTACCTAGGTAACCGTTTGCGTAAGAAAGGGGTTATGGAGAAATGTACATTTTGTGTGCAGCGCTCTCGGGCTGGTAAAAACCCTGCATGTGTAGATGCGTGTCCAACGGGAGCACGGGTTTTTGGGAATTTATTAGATCCCAATAGTACTATTCGTTGGGTGATAGAGAATAAAAAGGTGTTTCGTTTAAAAGAAGATTTAGGTACAGAGCCTAAATTCTGGTATTACATGGATTAA
- the dsrP gene encoding sulfate reduction electron transfer complex DsrMKJOP subunit DsrP, whose translation MATFKVFRSLVKDSFNIITQGSLRYHLWMGALTLVMLIGMYCYSIQLEEGLSVTGMHDRVSWGLYISNFTFLVGVAAAAVMLVMPTYVLKDMDFKQAVLIGEGLAVAALIMCLAFVVADMGGPSVLWHMIPGIGVFNFPNSMLTWDVIVLNGYLFINITVPLYILFRHYQGKEAKKNVYVPGALLSVFWAVGIHLVTAFLYQGLQARPFWNNALLGPRFLASAFAAGPALIIIILAIIRSSTDFKIPDKTIRKISIIVTVAAQINLIMLGSELFKEFYAPTHHSESAYYLFFGLHGKNALVPWIWTSICLNLIATTILTIHIFRRNNILLYFACFILFIAIWVDKGFGLIIPGFIPGPYGKIAEYTPTGIEIAVTLGIWALGAFIFTILAKTAIAIETGRLRYKETAIVKKDHYRKTVLDTDQA comes from the coding sequence ATGGCAACTTTTAAAGTATTTAGAAGCTTGGTGAAAGATAGTTTCAATATAATAACCCAAGGGTCGTTGCGGTATCATTTATGGATGGGAGCACTTACTTTGGTTATGTTAATTGGAATGTATTGCTATTCCATTCAACTAGAGGAAGGGCTTAGCGTTACAGGGATGCACGACCGTGTGAGTTGGGGCTTGTACATTTCCAATTTTACTTTTTTAGTTGGGGTAGCTGCTGCTGCCGTAATGTTGGTAATGCCAACTTATGTGCTTAAAGACATGGACTTTAAACAGGCGGTGCTCATTGGGGAAGGTTTAGCCGTAGCCGCTTTAATTATGTGTTTGGCCTTCGTGGTGGCAGATATGGGTGGCCCATCGGTGTTGTGGCACATGATTCCCGGTATTGGAGTTTTTAACTTTCCTAATTCTATGCTCACATGGGATGTAATTGTGCTTAATGGGTATTTGTTTATAAACATCACCGTTCCGCTTTACATTCTCTTTCGACACTATCAAGGGAAAGAAGCTAAGAAAAATGTATATGTTCCAGGCGCTTTGTTGTCTGTTTTTTGGGCGGTGGGGATTCACTTGGTTACGGCATTTTTGTATCAAGGTTTACAGGCGCGTCCATTTTGGAATAACGCCCTTTTAGGTCCGCGGTTTTTGGCTTCGGCATTTGCTGCCGGCCCCGCGCTTATTATCATCATTTTGGCGATAATAAGGTCTTCAACAGACTTTAAAATTCCCGATAAAACCATCAGGAAAATTAGTATTATCGTTACTGTGGCGGCACAAATAAACCTGATTATGTTGGGGTCTGAACTTTTTAAAGAATTTTATGCGCCTACACACCATAGCGAAAGTGCATATTATTTGTTTTTCGGACTACATGGGAAAAATGCTTTGGTACCGTGGATTTGGACTTCCATCTGCTTAAATCTTATTGCTACCACCATTTTAACGATTCATATCTTCCGAAGAAATAATATACTGCTGTACTTTGCATGTTTTATACTTTTTATTGCTATTTGGGTGGACAAAGGCTTTGGACTGATTATCCCAGGGTTTATTCCCGGTCCTTATGGAAAAATAGCCGAATACACCCCAACTGGAATAGAAATTGCCGTTACTCTGGGTATTTGGGCCTTAGGAGCGTTTATTTTTACCATTTTGGCCAAGACGGCCATTGCTATAGAAACTGGTAGATTGCGGTATAAGGAAACCGCTATAGTTAAAAAAGATCATTATAGAAAAACGGTTTTAGATACCGATCAGGCGTAG